The Magnolia sinica isolate HGM2019 chromosome 10, MsV1, whole genome shotgun sequence genome includes a window with the following:
- the LOC131217400 gene encoding putative disease resistance protein At4g19050: protein MEVQMGIQKALEIPDSIQISATAKSINDKLSGQRFLLIFEDVWESFDLQKIGVPITSGSKVVITTQSDEVCSEMGAQLKIKVEEPSEEDAWDFLQEETADVASSIGFSNRDMVFKCFSYVSFLCQNGSSIDRDSLIEEYWRSEGFLDGFFNEEEIKEVAFKRLGNVLLKEFAKRCMVLLSLTSSNPNYLSLLREQTRRLNIYSWDNHPQEAELMNWLQEQFMMEESSGGQYHVDVNSHVRKVIGSRTFLVKNNLDAEEACQWISLSHNQVQTFQFSSPNCPLLSTLLLNDNDRLQEIPDSLFKNMTRLRVLDLSSTSITSLPSSISCLCELRLLKLQSCHKLEVLPTFLKYMWKLEILDLHQTALTKMVEASFNNMQSLRRLDISGACNLSRLSLQGCRSLMTLASLDKLSKLEALDLSGTKLEVLPHQIFNRTSMQCLDLLGMEHLKTVDWTKIDRLPEKLNWDRCGLGLVHEQLQDRCRRHISVSDASVFSSLDRSSKLWKSCFLEFHFLICPCKRGRKDRYGHFKRNQFLYQHIYTQSEQSLSYERGLEVCGGNNSLDGVRGVLSMAKFFHLYGNAFIKALSNLGMEMDNLKECWIEKCHQLELLFVGRMADIDAAVCLENLRVSNLAKLITVCRGKLGRGSFACLKHIYLECCPKLINFFSSSIRLQNLKLLEIKFCCRLEKVFEEDSEVGQNAFPRLVDIYLWELCKLKSICSGHLPMLKKLKIRGCPLLEKLPLDNTNASATQVEIQESDRAEETAASRDGDDRRLRQGGEVVSAWSRHMRQQIWDCLRDVNI from the exons ATGGAGGTGCAGATGGGAATCCAGAAGGCATTGGAGATCCCAGACTCCATACAAATCTCCGCAACTGCAAAGAGTATCAATGATAAGTTAAGCGGCCAAAGGTTCCTCCTCAtctttgaagatgtttgggaaagCTTTGACTTGCAAAAGATTGGAGTTCCGATTACAAGTGGCAGCAAAGTCGTCATCACCACTCAATCCGATGAAGTCTGTTCTGAAATGGGAGCTCAATTAAAGATCAAGGTGGAGGAGCCGTCTGAAGAAGATGCCTGGGATTTTTTACAGGAAGAGACGGCTGATGTGGCTTCCAGCATTGGTTTTTCAAACAGAGACATGGTCTTTAAATGCTTTTCTTACGTTTCCTTTTTGTGTCAGAACGGAAGCTCCATCGACCGAGATTCCTTGATAGAAGAGTATTGGAGGTCGGAGGGCTTTTTAGATGGATTCTTCAATGAGGAGGAGATTAAAGAAGTGGCTTTCAAGAGACTGGGGAATGTACTGCTCAAAGAGTTCGCGAAGAGATGCATGGTTCTATTGTCCCTGACGTCATCAAACCCAAATTACCTCTCTCTCCTTCGAGAGCAGACTAGAAGGCTAAATATATATTCGTGGGACAATCATCCTCAGGAAGCAGAACTTATGAACTGGCTACAAGAGCAATTTATGATGGAGGAATCTTCAGGAGGACAATATCATGTGGATGTGAATTCTCATGTGAGGAAAGTTATTGGTTCTCGAACGTTCCTAGTGAAAAACAACTTGGACGCAGAAGAAGCATGCCAATGGATCTCATTATCCCACAATCAGGTACAAACATTCCAATTCAGCTCTCCAAACTGCCCTCTTCTCTCGACGTTATTGCTTAATGATAATGATCGCTTGCAAGAAATCCCAGACAGTCTTTTCAAGAACATGACCAGACTCCGAGTCCTCGACCTTTCCTCTACAAGCATCACTTCCCTGCCATCCTCCATATCCTGCCTTTGTGAATTACGGTTGTTGAAGCTCCAAAGCTGCCACAAGCTAGAGGTTCTTCCTACGTTCTTAAAGTATATGTGGAAGCTTGAGATCCTTGATCTCCATCAAACTGCCCTGACAAAGATGGTGGAAGCATCCTTCAATAACATGCAAAGCCTCCGACGCCTCGACATCTCAGGTGCCTGCAACCTCAGTCGGCTCTCGCTCCAGGGTTGCCGCTCTCTAATGACACTGGCCAGCCTAGATAAACTTTCAAAACTTGAGGCACTTGATCTTTCAGGCACGAAATTGGAAGTTCTTCCACACCAAATTTTCAATCGGACTAGCATGCAGTGCCTAGACCTGTTGGGAATGGAGCATCTCAAGACGGTTGACTGGACAAAGATAGATCGGCTTCCAGAAAAattgaattgggatcgatgtggcttggGCTTGGTCCATGAACAACTCCAAGACAGATGCAGACGTCATATCTCGGTCAGTGATGCCAGTGTTTTTTCATCTTTGGACCGTAGCTCGAAACTGTGGAAATCCTGCTTTCTAGAATTCCACTTCTTGATATGTCCCTGCAAGCGAGGGCGCAAGGATAGATATGGTCATTTTAAAAGAAACCAATTTCTCTACCAGCATATTTATACTCAATCTGAACAgtctttgagttatgaaagaggACTGGAGGTTTGCGGTGGTAATAATTCCCTAGATGGTGTTAGAGGGGTTCTCTCTATGGCAAAATTCTTTCATTTGTATGGCAATGCGTTCATTAAGGCACTGTCCAATCTTGGAATGGAGATGGACAACCTTAAAGAATGCTGGATTGAGAAATGCCATCAATTGGAGCTTCTGTTCGTTGGAAGAATGGCAGACATTGATGCAGCAGTTTGCTTAGAAAATCTAAGGGTGTCCAATCTTGCCAAATTAATAACAGTGTGCCGGGGGAAGTTGGGAAGAGGGAGCTTCGCATGCCTAAAGCATATATATTTGGAATGTTGTCCGAAGCTAATCAATTTCTTCTCTTCGAGCATTCGGTTACAGAATCTCAAATTACTTGAAATAAAATTCTGTTGTAGACTGGAGAAGGTCTTTGAAGAAGACAGCGAGGTGGGGCAAAATGCATTTCCACGGCTAGTTGATATATATCTTTGGGAGCTATGCAAACTGAAAAGCATTTGCAGTGGGCACTTGCCGATGCTGAAGAAGTTGAAGATTCGAGGATGCCCACTGCTGGAGAAGCTTCCTCTCGATAACACAAATGCTTCTGCAACACAAGTTGAGATCCAAG AAAGTGATCGTGCGGAGGAGACGGCAGCTTCCAGGGATGGTGATGATCGACGGCTCAGACAAGGAGGAGAGGTTGTGAGTGCTTGGTCACGACACATGAGGCAACAGATATGGGACTGTTTGAGAGATGTCAATATTTAA
- the LOC131258072 gene encoding probable disease resistance protein At1g61190, giving the protein MRQVVAAVMDESKESSHLFDVIIRVRAPGVESLAEKMQARIREELKKGLSDPRMLLLKAMDEKGRRNRLMEVQMGMKEALDIPKSMDFSAAAKQISAKLSGQRFLLVLEDVWESINLEEMGVPITAPAFTIDSKVVITTQSQEVCNKMKAQVNIRVGEWSKEDAWDFLQEEAADVSTSIGFSITRDMVFKCFSYVSLLCRNGGSIDADSLIEEYWRSVGFLDGFFNEEENKEAAFKRMGNVLLKELAERCMVLLALVSSNPNWLHSYLNRWVEYYESYLSRTSLEGEFMDWLQEQYTMEGSSGGQYHVDMNSQLMEVIGSQTFPVKYSLNREESCQWIHYPIIR; this is encoded by the coding sequence ATGAGACAGGTGGTTGCAGCGGTGATGGATGAATCCAAAGAATCTAGCCATCTGTTTGATGTGATCATACGAGTAAGAGCACCGGGAGTCGAGAGTCTTGCTGAGAAGATGCAGGCGAGAATCAGAGAAGAATTGAAGAAAGGTTTATCTGATCCGCGAATGTTGCTTTTAAAGGCGATGGATGAAAAGGGGAGAAGGAATCGTTTAATGGAGGTACAGATGGGAATGAAGGAGGCATTGGATATCCCAAAGTCCATGGACTTCTCCGCAGCTGCTAAACAAATCTCGGCTAAGCTAAGCGGCCAGAGGTTCCTCCTCGTCTTAGAAGATGTTTGGGAAAGCATCAACTTGGAAGAGATGGGAGTTCCAATCACGGCCCCTGCTTTCACCATCGACAGCAAAGTGGTGATCACAACTCAATCCCAGGAAGTCTGTAACAAAATGAAAGCCCAagtaaacatcagggtgggggaGTGGTCTAAAGAAGACGCCTGGGATTTTTTACAGGAAGAGGCAGCGGATGTTTCTACCAGCATTGGTTTCTCAATAACCAGAGACATGGTCTTCAAATGCTTCTCTTACGTCTCCTTGCTCTGTCGAAATGGAGGCTCCATCGATGCAGATTCCTTGATAGAAGAGTATTGGAGGTCGGTGGGCTTTTTAGATGGATTCTTCAATGAGGAAGAGAATAAAGAAGCGGCTTTCAAGAGAATGGGGAATGTACTGCTCAAAGAGCTCGCAGAGAGGTGCATGGTGCTATTGGCCCTGGTGTCATCAAACCCAAATTGGCTACACTCCTATCTAAATAGGTGGGTTGAATATTATGAATCATACCTGTCGAGAACGTCTTTGGAAGGGGAATTTATGGATTGGCTACAAGAGCAATATACAATGGAGGGATCTTCAGGAGGACAATATCATGTGGATATGAATTCCCAGCTAATGGAAGTGATTGGTTCTCAGACGTTCCCAGTGAAGTACAGCTTAAATAGGGAAGAATCATGCCAATGGATTCAttatccaataatcaggtag
- the LOC131217399 gene encoding putative disease resistance protein At4g19050 yields the protein MSCLCELRLLKLQSCCKLEVLPAFLKDMQKLEILDLHQTPLTKMVEVSFHNMQSLRRLNISGACNLSRLSLKGCRSLVKLVSPNKHSKLEALHLSGTKMEELPHEIFNLTSLRCLDLLGMEHLKTVDWRNINRLPENLNWDRCGLNLLHEQLQDSSSRHISVGDASVFESLAESSKLWKSCFQKFHFLVCPCEGGRKDRYRDFKRNRFFYQRIYTRFEQSLSYERKLEVCGGKNSLDGVRGVLSVTEFFHLYGNAFIKALSNLGMEMDNLKECWIEKCHQLEILFVGRMADIDAAVCLENLRVSDLAKLRTVCRWQLGRGSFACLKNIYLECCPKLVNFFSSSIRLEKVFEEDRLEGQNAFPQLVDLCLWELRKLKSICGGHLPMLKKLKIRGCPLLEKLPLHNTNASAAEVKIEEK from the exons ATGTCCTGCCTATGCGAATTACGGTTGTTGAAGCTTCAAAGCTGCTGCAAGCTAGAGGTTCTTCCTGCATTCTTAAAGGATATGCAGAAGCTTGAGATCCTCGATCTCCATCAAACTCCCTTGACGAAGATGGTGGAGGTATCCTTCCATAACATGCAAAGTCTCCGACGTCTCAACATCTCAGGTGCCTGCAACCTCAGCCGGCTCTCACTCAAGGGTTGTCGCTCTCTAGTGAAACTGGTCAGCCCAAATAAACATTCAAAACTTGAGGCACTTCATCTTTcaggcacgaaaatggaagagctCCCACACGAAATTTTCAATCTGACTAGCTTGCGGTGCCTGGACCTGTTGGGAATGGAGCATCTCAAGACGGTTGACTGGAGAAATATAAATCGGCTTCCAGAAAActtgaattgggatcgatgtggcttgaACTTGCTGCATGAGCAGCTCCAAGACAGCAGCAGTCGTCACATCTCTGTCGGTGATGCAAGTGTTTTTGAGTCTTTGGCTGAAAGCTCGAAACTGTGGAAATCCTGCTTTCAAAAATTCCATTTCTTGGTTTGTCCCTGCGAGGGAGGGCGCAAGGATAGATATCGTGATTTTAAAAGAAACCGATTTTTCTACCAGCGTATTTATACTCGATTTGAGCAgtctttgagttatgaaagaaaACTGGAGGTTTGTGGTGGTAAGAATTCCCTAGACGGTGTTAGAGGGGTTCTCTCAGTGACAGAATTCTTTCATTTGTATGGCAATGCGTTCATTAAGGCACTGTCCAATCTTGGCATGGAGATGGACAACCTTAAAGAATGTTGGATTGAGAAATGCCATCAACTGGAGATTCTGTTCGTTGGAAGAATGGCAGACATTGATGCAGCAGTTTGTTTAGAAAATCTAAGGGTGTCCGATCTTGCCAAATTAAGAACAGTGTGTCGGTGGCAGTTGGGAAGAGGGAGCTTCGCATGCCTAAAGAATATATATTTGGAATGTTGCCCGAAGCTCGTGAACTTCTTCTCTTCGAGCATTCG ACTGGAGAAGGTCTTTGAAGAAGACCGCCTGGAAGGGCAAAATGCATTTCCACAGCTAGTTGATTTATGTCTTTGGGAGCTACGCAAACTGAAAAGCATTTGTGGTGGGCACTTGCCGATGCTGAAGAAGTTGAAGATTCGAGGATGCCCGCTGCTGGAGAAGCTTCCTCTCCATAACACAAATGCTTCTGCAGCAGAAGTCAAGATTGAAG AGAAATAG